One Oncorhynchus clarkii lewisi isolate Uvic-CL-2024 chromosome 28, UVic_Ocla_1.0, whole genome shotgun sequence genomic region harbors:
- the LOC139387247 gene encoding E3 ubiquitin-protein ligase RING2 has product MTQTVQTNGVQPLSKTWELSLYELQRTPQEAITDGLEIAVSPRSLHSELMCPICLDMLKNTMTTKECLHRFCADCIITALRSGNKECPTCRKKLVSKRSLRPDPNFDALISKIYPSRDEYEAHQERVLARISKHNNQQALSHSIEEGLKIQAMNRLQRGKKHQLENGSGLEDNGDSSHCSNASVHSNQEAGPSIKRTKTSDDSGLDMDNATENGGGGDVAMDGASEIELVFCPHPTLMDKEDTVQTSVEFVPRYIKTSGNATVDHLSKYLAVRLALEELRKNGEASPVNVDAASEKQYTIYIPTANGQFTVLNGSFSLELVSEKYWKVNKPMELYFAPTKEHK; this is encoded by the exons ATGACACAGACAGTGCAGACGAATGGGGTGCAGCCCCTCAGTAAGACATGGGAACTCAGTCTGTATGAGCTACAGAGGACTCCACAG GAGGCCATCACAGATGGGCTGGAGATAGCGGTGTCTCCCAGGAGCCTCCACAGTGAGCTGATGTGTCCCATCTGTCTGGACATGCTGAAGAACACCATGACAACCAAGGAATGTCTGCACCGCTTCTGTGCCGACTGCATCATCACCGCCCTCCGATCAGG CAACAAGGAATGCCCTACGTGCAGGAAGAAGCTGGTGTCTAAGCGGTCCCTGCGGCCGGACCCTAACTTTGATGCCCTCATCAGTAAGATCTACCCCAGCAGAGATGAGTACGAGGCCCACCAGGAGAGGGTTCTGGCCCGCATCTCCAAACACAACAACCAGCAGGCCCTGTCCCACAGCATCGAGGAGGGCCTCAAGATACAGGCCATGAACAG GCTGCAGCGAGGGAAGAAGCACCAGCTGGAGAACGGGAGTGGGCTGGAGGACAACGGTGACTCCTCCCACTGCAGCAACGCCTCCGTCCACTCTAACCAG GAGGCGGGGCCGAGCATCAAGCGCACCAAGACGTCAGATGACTCTGGTCTGGACATGGACAACGCTACAGAGAACGGAGGGGGAGGGGACGTGGCCATGGACGGAGCCAGCGAGATAGAACTGGTGTTCTGTCCTCATCCTACGCTCATGGACAAGGAGGACACCGTGCAGACCAG tgttgaGTTTGTTCCCAGGTACATCAAGACGTCGGGTAACGCCACAGTGGACCACCTGTCTAAGTACCTGGCTGTGCGTCTGGCTCTGGAGGAACTGAGGAAGAACGGAGAGGCCAGCCCTGTCAATGTAGACGCTGCCTCAGAGAAACAATACACCATTTATATCCCTACAGCCAACGGCCAGTTCACG GTGCTGAACGGGTCTTTCTCTCTGGAGCTTGTCAGTGAGAAGTACTGGAAGGTGAACAAACCCATGGAGCTGTACTTCGCCCCCACCAAGGAGCACAAGTAG